One genomic region from Leptospira tipperaryensis encodes:
- a CDS encoding SpoIIE family protein phosphatase: MGETESIWNNVLLNYYSFGSLLSFLTSMLISGVFLFIDKKVSSTKHLAFGAFLLGIFQFGYVFAAVLYHPFAAYHRWITAGLILPAILHIGQFVARYPNNDNPKFNMVTTIVLWIAAIVSVGYFCFSTWNASVKYHFTAHHWDFNAENVSRTIAIIIFTYVFINFIAIPIWRMTVLKGKSRWIIFGFMMSFLVGGTVPVIANLLSRDGYIERSIYLTSIVLLFMVAFFIILILYLNFSVEKTSFMLKIVGITFVTVLIIMQALVYISNQDKESEYDSLSQIHMERALEGGAIEDGISYMIKWDHNKNSFDKTKYDPNIHPDEEQLVIDFKNTLLYERIFNLKEEGFRDSVIQLAEGSHENFGGYRYSIVNFLKGHPDLEGAALKAALNKELSRLGLYVFVASNKLDNIFPEDFCAKGRSYLDGAKEVKMFRISLEYRWNFCKWDGKTVTPAKLKEEVLNYFRPFVPSLTRYYRKKDVTDHSNHYIGFIKYDPIADTVSEVGFSYRAYRQFMHPTALKQIIVLGVVIVVIILLFPLFFRGSLVSPLNDLLSGVEKVNDGSLEVQVPIRVKDEIGFLADSFNSMVTSIRDARKELQDYAEHLALKVRERTEELSEKIDEFQRLKIQQDGDYFLTSLLAKPLNYNASKSPKVSTHFLLRQKKQFEFKGKRADLGGDICVTGNLRLGSPSNFKRYIFAMNGDAMGKSMQGAGGSLVMGVVINSILARSAANNRVLEISPEQWLTETYEEVNAVFKSFNGSMVISATVFLIEEESGKAYYFNAEHPFTVLYRDARATFLDTTLNLRKIGLESEYPFKVFTTTLREGDVLILGSDGKDDLDLTPDKDTRSINEDETLFLKTVEAGKGDIDQIEHLIYKNGEITDDLSLLRIEYGIRTEEESHSFSEDSDKMGMTSAIDDVPDWSISYSHARQLYKDGNTKEAIDELMDLYSKTPEDSKVIKLLALLSFKDKDYVKAVEILGKYLELDPELSEYWYYLSVANKKLGRFSEAITASEKVASKQPDNANNLVNLSDLYRLQQKYSEAKEFADKALVIDPQNENAKKILRKIENKV, from the coding sequence ATGGGTGAAACCGAATCCATCTGGAACAACGTCCTCCTCAATTACTATTCATTTGGAAGTTTGTTATCCTTTTTAACTTCCATGCTCATCTCAGGGGTTTTTCTTTTTATAGATAAAAAAGTATCTAGTACCAAACACTTGGCCTTTGGAGCGTTCTTACTCGGTATATTCCAATTTGGTTATGTATTTGCGGCAGTACTCTATCATCCTTTTGCCGCTTATCATCGTTGGATCACCGCCGGTTTGATTTTACCAGCGATTCTTCACATCGGTCAGTTTGTTGCCCGTTATCCGAACAACGATAATCCGAAATTCAATATGGTCACGACGATCGTGCTTTGGATTGCTGCCATAGTTTCTGTCGGCTATTTCTGTTTTTCTACTTGGAATGCTTCGGTAAAATATCATTTTACCGCGCATCATTGGGATTTTAATGCGGAGAACGTAAGTAGAACGATTGCGATCATTATCTTTACGTATGTTTTTATCAACTTCATTGCGATCCCAATTTGGAGGATGACGGTTCTGAAAGGTAAGTCGCGTTGGATTATCTTTGGATTTATGATGTCCTTCCTTGTGGGGGGAACTGTTCCCGTAATTGCAAACCTATTGAGTAGAGACGGTTATATTGAAAGGTCGATCTATCTTACTTCGATCGTTCTTCTCTTTATGGTGGCGTTCTTTATCATTCTTATTTTGTATTTGAATTTCTCTGTGGAAAAGACTTCTTTCATGTTGAAAATTGTCGGGATCACTTTCGTTACTGTTTTGATCATCATGCAGGCTCTCGTCTATATTTCCAACCAAGATAAGGAATCGGAATACGACTCGCTGAGCCAGATTCACATGGAACGTGCGTTGGAAGGCGGTGCCATCGAAGACGGTATCTCTTATATGATCAAATGGGATCATAATAAGAATTCCTTTGATAAGACAAAATACGATCCGAACATTCATCCGGATGAAGAGCAGCTCGTCATCGATTTTAAAAATACGCTTTTATACGAAAGAATTTTTAATCTCAAGGAAGAAGGTTTTCGCGATTCCGTGATTCAACTCGCGGAAGGTTCTCATGAAAATTTCGGAGGATATCGCTATTCGATCGTAAATTTTTTGAAAGGACACCCCGATTTAGAAGGTGCCGCGCTCAAAGCCGCCTTGAACAAAGAATTGTCCAGACTTGGTCTTTATGTGTTCGTGGCTTCGAATAAATTGGATAATATATTTCCGGAAGATTTTTGCGCTAAGGGAAGAAGTTATTTAGACGGAGCCAAAGAAGTAAAGATGTTTCGGATTTCTTTGGAGTATCGTTGGAATTTTTGTAAGTGGGACGGTAAAACGGTAACCCCCGCCAAACTCAAAGAGGAAGTTCTCAATTACTTTCGTCCTTTCGTTCCTTCTCTTACGAGATACTATCGTAAAAAGGACGTGACCGATCATAGCAATCATTACATCGGTTTTATCAAGTATGATCCTATAGCCGATACGGTCAGCGAGGTCGGGTTTTCTTATAGGGCTTATAGACAGTTCATGCATCCGACTGCGTTGAAACAAATCATCGTATTAGGCGTTGTGATTGTTGTCATCATTCTTCTGTTTCCGCTCTTTTTTAGAGGAAGCCTCGTTTCTCCTCTGAACGATTTGTTGAGTGGAGTTGAAAAGGTGAACGACGGAAGCCTGGAAGTTCAAGTCCCGATTCGAGTAAAGGATGAGATCGGATTCTTAGCCGACTCGTTTAACAGCATGGTTACCTCGATTCGAGACGCTAGAAAAGAACTTCAAGATTACGCCGAACATCTTGCACTCAAAGTTCGAGAAAGAACGGAAGAGCTTTCCGAAAAGATCGACGAATTTCAAAGACTCAAAATTCAACAAGACGGAGATTACTTCCTAACTTCGCTTCTTGCAAAACCTTTAAACTACAACGCCAGTAAATCTCCGAAAGTTTCCACGCACTTTCTTCTAAGACAAAAGAAACAATTCGAATTTAAGGGAAAACGCGCCGATCTCGGCGGGGATATCTGTGTAACCGGAAATTTACGTTTGGGATCTCCATCCAACTTCAAACGTTATATCTTTGCGATGAACGGGGATGCGATGGGAAAATCCATGCAGGGAGCCGGAGGTTCTCTTGTTATGGGGGTCGTAATCAATTCGATTCTCGCGCGTTCCGCAGCAAACAATAGAGTCTTAGAGATTTCACCGGAACAATGGCTTACCGAGACATACGAGGAAGTAAACGCCGTCTTCAAATCGTTTAACGGAAGTATGGTGATTTCCGCGACTGTGTTTTTAATCGAAGAAGAATCAGGTAAGGCTTATTATTTTAACGCGGAACATCCTTTTACGGTATTGTATCGTGATGCAAGAGCAACCTTCTTAGATACTACATTGAATCTCCGCAAGATTGGATTGGAATCGGAATATCCGTTTAAAGTATTTACAACAACTTTGAGAGAAGGAGACGTTTTGATTCTCGGATCGGATGGAAAGGACGATCTGGATCTGACTCCGGATAAAGATACACGATCGATCAATGAAGATGAAACTCTCTTTCTAAAGACCGTTGAAGCCGGCAAAGGAGACATCGATCAAATCGAACATTTGATTTATAAGAACGGTGAAATTACCGACGATCTTTCTTTATTAAGAATCGAATACGGAATTCGAACCGAAGAAGAATCTCATAGTTTTTCTGAAGATTCCGATAAGATGGGAATGACCTCCGCAATTGATGATGTGCCGGATTGGAGCATATCGTATTCGCACGCACGACAATTGTACAAAGACGGAAATACGAAAGAGGCTATTGATGAGCTTATGGATCTCTATTCTAAAACTCCCGAGGATTCTAAGGTGATCAAACTCTTAGCTCTTTTGAGTTTTAAAGATAAAGATTATGTAAAAGCGGTAGAAATTTTAGGAAAGTATTTGGAACTCGATCCTGAGTTGAGCGAGTATTGGTATTATCTTTCCGTAGCGAATAAAAAATTGGGAAGATTTTCGGAAGCGATCACCGCCTCGGAAAAAGTCGCCTCTAAACAACCGGACAATGCGAATAACTTAGTAAATCTTTCCGACTTGTATAGATTGCAGCAAAAATACAGCGAAGCAAAAGAATTTGCCGATAAAGCCTTAGTTATAGACCCACAAAATGAGAATGCTAAGAAAATTTTAAGGAAGATTGAAAATAAAGTCTGA
- a CDS encoding DUF2147 domain-containing protein gives MTRFRSIAIFLAFAFLSAPVFAGEEDAILGKWWNKEKDAQVDVHKCGAKICGKIVWLKEPLYPAGSTEGTPGTPKVDNNNKDESLRTRPTLGLVFLTGFSYEGEQVWSGGRVYDPKGGKTYDGRLTLRNADTLDLKGGYKVGFMMIGKESTWTRVK, from the coding sequence ATGACCAGATTTAGATCTATCGCAATTTTTCTAGCCTTTGCATTTCTTTCTGCGCCTGTATTTGCAGGTGAAGAAGATGCAATCCTTGGAAAATGGTGGAATAAGGAAAAAGACGCTCAAGTTGATGTACACAAATGCGGCGCTAAGATTTGCGGAAAAATCGTTTGGCTGAAAGAGCCTCTTTATCCGGCAGGAAGCACTGAAGGTACTCCCGGTACTCCAAAAGTGGACAACAATAATAAAGACGAAAGTCTTCGTACTCGCCCAACACTCGGTCTTGTATTCCTTACAGGATTTTCTTATGAAGGCGAACAAGTATGGTCAGGTGGAAGAGTTTACGATCCGAAAGGCGGCAAAACTTATGATGGAAGACTTACTTTAAGAAATGCTGATACTTTAGATCTCAAGGGCGGATATAAAGTCGGCTTTATGATGATCGGTAAAGAGTCTACTTGGACAAGAGTTAAGTAG
- the dcd gene encoding dCTP deaminase produces MILTGQEIQKRIGKDIVINPYSEKLLNPNSYNLRLHEELLVYTELPLDMKKPNPAEKIIIPETGLLLKPGVLYLGRTLEFTETHNLVPMLEGRSSIGRLGMLVHVTAGFGDVGFKGFWTLEISVIQPLIVYPAVEVCQIFYHTVEGQITEYSSGKYQANQGIQPSMLYKDFEK; encoded by the coding sequence ATGATTCTCACAGGACAAGAAATTCAAAAACGAATCGGCAAAGACATCGTAATCAATCCTTATTCTGAAAAGCTACTCAATCCAAATTCTTACAATCTAAGACTTCACGAAGAACTTTTGGTTTATACAGAACTCCCTTTGGATATGAAAAAACCAAATCCCGCGGAAAAGATCATCATTCCTGAAACAGGTCTTCTATTAAAACCGGGCGTTTTATATTTAGGAAGAACCTTAGAATTTACCGAGACGCATAACTTAGTTCCTATGCTCGAGGGACGTTCTTCCATCGGTCGTCTGGGTATGTTAGTTCACGTTACAGCGGGATTCGGGGACGTTGGTTTCAAAGGATTTTGGACACTTGAAATTTCAGTGATCCAACCATTGATCGTTTATCCGGCTGTGGAAGTTTGTCAAATTTTCTATCACACTGTAGAAGGACAAATAACGGAGTATTCGTCCGGTAAATATCAGGCCAATCAAGGAATTCAACCTTCTATGTTATATAAAGATTTCGAGAAATAG
- a CDS encoding enoyl-CoA hydratase-related protein — protein sequence MSESSTIIDSIENEIAVILLNRPEKRNAISKELLSALHSSILRAKENPSIRSLVLGGIGPSFCAGADLKERVGMSPKEVTQFLEGLRNCFLELENFPYPTVAALDGDAFGGGLELALCCDFILLKNDIRIGLTETRLGIIPGGGGTQRLPRRIGISKAKEMIFTGKTIDAETALNYGIANSIWHDSSLPAAKMLAEEIASHSAPIALQLAKKAITEGYGQDIQTALKTESKYYNETLKTEDRVEALKAFQEKRKPIFKGK from the coding sequence ATGAGCGAATCCTCCACAATCATCGATTCCATAGAAAACGAAATCGCGGTCATACTTCTCAATCGACCGGAAAAACGAAATGCGATCAGTAAAGAGCTTTTGTCGGCCCTTCACAGTTCGATTTTAAGGGCAAAGGAGAATCCATCGATTCGATCTTTGGTATTAGGGGGCATCGGACCTTCTTTTTGCGCCGGAGCGGACCTAAAAGAAAGAGTCGGTATGTCGCCGAAGGAAGTGACCCAATTTTTAGAAGGGTTAAGAAATTGCTTTTTAGAACTCGAAAATTTTCCCTACCCGACCGTCGCAGCGCTCGACGGGGATGCATTCGGTGGCGGACTCGAACTCGCTCTTTGCTGCGACTTCATTCTTCTTAAAAACGACATTCGTATCGGATTGACTGAGACTCGTTTAGGAATCATTCCCGGCGGAGGAGGAACACAAAGACTTCCTCGAAGAATTGGAATTTCAAAAGCGAAAGAGATGATTTTTACGGGAAAGACCATAGACGCAGAGACCGCTTTGAATTACGGAATCGCAAATTCTATCTGGCATGATTCTTCTCTTCCCGCCGCAAAAATGTTAGCTGAGGAAATCGCATCGCACTCTGCTCCTATCGCTCTTCAGCTTGCAAAGAAAGCAATTACGGAAGGTTATGGTCAAGACATACAAACGGCTCTCAAAACAGAAAGTAAATACTATAACGAGACCTTAAAGACGGAAGATCGGGTGGAAGCGCTCAAAGCGTTTCAAGAAAAACGAAAACCGATTTTCAAAGGAAAATAA
- a CDS encoding LIC10067 family putative lipoprotein has translation MLHKSTKIFLILFILPFLLCKDSKSNSDLFAGLGIGSPVVTGIDPPAGSPPQATDVAYTGTQITITGRNFTPNSTDTIVKFNDLVGTIFSITTTEIITTVPAGAKAGFLTVSKADGFCDTVYGTDGYNCSARRFYVDCYKAYDNIYGDETAVNYPDSSTIKFTADYGTKAFRSNLRETGSTILVLECDNLVAVKYFTTSCVATDNGTLAAPVYNPTINFTDNYAVQYFITSAKGSCKISFQ, from the coding sequence ATGCTACATAAATCGACAAAAATTTTTCTGATTCTTTTCATTCTTCCGTTCCTTCTGTGTAAGGATAGCAAATCGAATAGCGATTTATTTGCAGGCCTTGGAATTGGAAGTCCCGTAGTTACCGGCATTGATCCTCCGGCTGGTTCTCCACCGCAAGCGACCGATGTAGCTTATACCGGAACTCAGATTACCATTACGGGAAGAAATTTTACGCCCAATTCAACGGATACGATCGTAAAATTCAACGATCTGGTCGGGACGATTTTTTCCATCACAACGACGGAAATCATTACTACGGTTCCAGCTGGTGCGAAGGCAGGTTTTCTAACCGTTTCCAAGGCCGACGGATTTTGTGATACGGTTTACGGGACGGATGGGTATAACTGTTCCGCTCGGAGATTTTACGTAGATTGTTATAAGGCATACGACAATATTTACGGCGATGAGACAGCGGTAAACTATCCCGATTCTTCTACCATAAAGTTTACTGCGGATTACGGAACTAAAGCTTTTCGTTCCAATCTGAGGGAAACAGGAAGTACTATTTTAGTTCTCGAATGTGATAACTTGGTCGCAGTGAAGTATTTCACAACTAGCTGCGTTGCGACTGACAATGGAACTTTGGCCGCTCCGGTTTACAATCCAACGATCAATTTTACGGATAATTACGCAGTTCAATACTTTATTACCTCCGCAAAAGGAAGTTGTAAAATCAGCTTTCAATAA